One region of Gossypium raimondii isolate GPD5lz chromosome 6, ASM2569854v1, whole genome shotgun sequence genomic DNA includes:
- the LOC105773081 gene encoding transport inhibitor response 1-like protein: MSEQMSDDDERQQSPPSDLDFASNKARTCIVTGSVSGHTEFQSPYPDQVLENVLENVLHFLTSRRDRNTASLVCKSWYRVEALTRSELFIGNCYAVSPARATARFTRVRALHLKGRPRFADFNLMPPDWGAHFNPWVLAFAKACPWLEKVYLKRMSVTDDDLATLAESFLGFKELVLVCCDGFGTSGLSIFVSKCRQLKVLDLIESEVSDDETDWILCFPEGESHLESLIFDCVEYPINFEALERLVARSPSLKKLKLNRYVSIGQLYRLMVQAPQLTHLGTGSFSPSEIAGQGDQEPDYVTAFAACKSLVCLSGFREIIPDYLPAIYPICANLTSLNFSYANITAEQLKPIISNCHKLQVFWVLDSICDEGLQAVAATCKELRELRVFPVDAREDSDGPVSEVGFQAISEGCRKLQSILYFCQRMTNAAVIAMSRNCPDLVVFRLCIMGRHRPDHVTGEPMDDGFGAIVMNCKKLTRLAVSGLLTDKAFDYIGRYGKLVRTLSVAFAGDSDMALKYVLEGCPQLQKLEIRDSPFGDAALCSGLHHYYNMRFLWMSSCRLTHQGCQQIARAMPRLVVEVIRSADEEEMDVCVQTLYMYRSLEGPRNDAPKFVTIL, from the exons aTGTCGGAGCAAATGTCTGATGATGACGAAAGGCAGCAATCTCCGCCGTCAGATCTTGATTTCGCTTCCAACAAGGCACGGACTTGTATCGTCACCGGGTCGGTTTCGGGTCATACCGAGTTTCAGTCACCGTACCCGGATCAGGTTCTGGAGAACGTGTTGGAAAACGTGCTTCACTTCCTTACGTCGAGGCGGGACCGGAACACTGCCTCATTGGTGTGTAAGTCGTGGTATCGGGTTGAGGCGCTTACCCGATCCGAGCTGTTCATTGGGAACTGCTACGCGGTTTCGCCGGCTCGGGCTACCGCTCGGTTCACTAGAGTGAGAGCTCTTCATCTGAAAGGAAGGCCCAGGTTCGCGGATTTTAACCTTATGCCACCCGATTGGGGTGCCCATTTCAATCCTTGGGTCCTGGCTTTTGCTAAGGCTTGCCCTTGGTTGGAGAAAGTTTACCTAAAGCGTATGTCCGTGACGGATGATGATCTAGCAACTTTGGCTGAATcgtttttagggtttaaggagCTTGTTCTTGTTTGCTGTGATGGGTTTGGAACTagtggcctctccatttttgtTAGCAAGTGCAG ACAGCTTAAGGTGCTTGATCTGATCGAATCCGAGGTTTCTGATGATGAGACGGATTGGATATTGTGTTTTCCTGAGGGTGAATCACATCTCGAGTCATTGATATTTGATTGTGTAGAATACCCTATAAATTTTGAGGCATTAGAAAGGTTGGTGGCAAGGTCTCCTTCACTTAAGAAGCTTAAGCTAAATCGATATGTTTCAATTGGGCAGTTATACCGCCTTATGGTTCAAGCTCCGCAGCTCACGCATCTTGGGACAGGGTCCTTTAGCCCATCGGAGATTGCAGGGCAAGGTGATCAAGAACCAGATTATGTAACCGCGTTTGCTGCCTGCAAATCCTTAGTTTGTCTCTCTGGGTTCAGGGAAATAATTCCGGATTATCTGCCTGCAATTTACCCTATTTGTGCGAATCTAACGTCTTTGAATTTCAGCTACGCCAACATTACTGCCGAACAGCTTAAGCCAATTATAAGCAACTGCCACAAGCTTCAGGTTTTCTGG GTCCTTGATTCAATATGCGATGAAGGACTTCAAGCAGTCGCTGCAACATGTAAGGAATTGCGTGAGCTTCGGGTTTTCCCTGTTGATGCTCGTGAGGATAGTGATGGTCCTGTTTCTGAAGTAGGCTTCCAAGCTATTTCTGAGGGTTGTCGGAAATTGCAATCTATTCTTTATTTCTGCCAGAGGATGACTAACGCAGCTGTAATAGCAATGTCCAGAAACTGTCCAGATTTAGTTGTTTTCCGGCTATGCATAATGGGTCGCCACAGGCCTGATCATGTGACGGGGGAACCTATGGATGACGGTTTTGGAGCCATTGTTATGAACTGTAAGAAGCTCACTCGTCTTGCTGTTTCTGGTTTACTGACAGATAAAGCTTTTGACTATATTGGACGATATGGGAAACTGGTACGCACATTATCAGTGGCTTTTGCTGGAGATAGTGACATGGCGCTTAAATATGTACTCGAGGGCTGTCCACAATTGCAAAAGCTCGAAATTAGAGATAGTCCATTTGGAGATGCTGCTCTTTGTTCTGGTTTGCATCACTACTACAACATGAGGTTTCTTTGGATGTCTTCATGTAGACTAACTCACCAAGGTTGCCAACAGATTGCTCGTGCTATGCCTCGCCTAGTGGTTGAAGTGATTAGATCTGCTGATGAAGAAGAGATGGATGTCTGTGTTCAAACATTATACATGTATCGATCTCTTGAAGGGCCAAGAAATGATGCTCCAAAATTCGTTACCATCTTGTAG
- the LOC105773082 gene encoding zinc-finger homeodomain protein 2, which translates to MDFDEHDDQEEEMGMAVPPGYDSLGTLSETWSKPGPTPTGGGDGLARKVGSTTVRYRECLKNHAVSIGGHAVDGCCEFIAAGDEGTVEALKCAACNCHRNFHRKETEGESNVYSYNPHYHHHQQYPQFSPYYRAPPPAGYLHLTPPSQYRPLALPAASGGGGDSREEEDFSNPSSSGGGGGSKKRFRTKFTAEQKEKMLDFAEKLGWRIQKHDEAAIQQFCEETGVKRHVLKVWMHNNKNTLGKKP; encoded by the coding sequence atggattttgatgaACATGATGACCAAGAAGAAGAAATGGGTATGGCTGTTCCACCAGGCTACGATTCACTGGGTACCTTATCGGAAACTTGGTCGAAACCGGGACCTACCCCCACCGGCGGTGGTGATGGCTTGGCGAGAAAAGTGGGGTCCACCACGGTAAGGTATCGAGAGTGTCTGAAGAACCACGCCGTGAGTATCGGCGGCCACGCGGTGGATGGTTGCTGCGAGTTCATAGCGGCGGGTGATGAAGGGACCGTCGAGGCCTTGAAATGCGCCGCCTGTAACTGCCATAGGAATTTTCATCGCAAGGAAACCGAGGGGGAAAGTAATGTTTATAGCTATAACCCTCACTACCACCACCACCAGCAGTACCCCCAATTCTCGCCTTACTATCGGGCACCACCACCAGCCGGATATCTCCACCTCACGCCACCTTCACAGTACAGGCCATTAGCGTTGCCGGCAGCGTCAGGTGGCGGCGGGGACAGTAGAGAAGAAGAAGACTTCTCGAATCCCAGTAGCAGTGGCGGTGGCGGAGGATCAAAGAAGAGATTCAGAACAAAATTCACAGccgaacaaaaagaaaaaatgctTGATTTCGCTGAAAAACTGGGGTGGAGGATTCAAAAACATGATGAAGCTGCCATACAACAATTTTGTGAAGAGACTGGTGTTAAAAGGCATGTTCTTAAAGTCTGGATGCACAATAACAAGAACACCCTTGGTAAGAAACCCTAA